From the Hevea brasiliensis isolate MT/VB/25A 57/8 chromosome 15, ASM3005281v1, whole genome shotgun sequence genome, one window contains:
- the LOC110631432 gene encoding heat shock factor-binding protein: MDRHDAEDPKQSTADMTAFVQNLLQQMQSRFQAMSDSIITKINEMGSRIDELEQSVNDLRSEMGVEGSPSPSAPPKVKEDPKSGTDSTSV, encoded by the exons ATG GATAGGCATGATGCTGAAGATCCAAAGCAGAGCACTGCTGATATGACAGCTTTT GTGCAAAATCTACTTCAGCAAATG CAATCCAGGTTCCAGGCAATGTCGGATTCCATCATTACAAAGA tcaatgaaatGGGCAGCCGGATAGATGAGTTGGAGCAAAGCGTCAACGATCTCAGATCTGAGATGGGGGTAGAGGGCTCTCCATCTCCTTCAGCCCCTCCCAAAGTGAAAGAAGATCCCAAGTCAGGCACTGATTCAACCTCAGTTTAG
- the LOC110631430 gene encoding xyloglucan 6-xylosyltransferase 2, translating to MLERCLGTYRVLRIQRAIRRGKVTLFCLFMTFIVLRGSIGAGKFGTPEQDFNDLRDRFYASRKHAEPHRVLVEAQPATESTQNNDNNNNDPNNYATFDINKILVDEGQDEKPDTNKPFSLGPKISDWDEQRAEWLRKNPNFPNFIGPNKPRVLLVTGSSPKPCENPVGDHYLLKSIKNKIDYCRLHGIEIFYNMALLDAEMAGFWAKLPLIRKLLLSHPEIEFLWWMDSDAMFTDMAFELPWERYKDSNFVMHGWNEMVYDQKNWIGLNTGSFLLRNCQWSLDILDAWAPMGPKGKIREEAGKVLTRELKDRPVFEADDQSAMVYLLATQSDKWGDKVYLESAYYLHGYWGILVDRYEEMIENYHPGLGDHRWPLVTHFVGCKPCGKFGDYPVERCLKQMDRAFNFGDNQILQMYGFTHKSLASRRVKRVRNETSNPLEVKDELGLLHPAFKAVKLSTSS from the coding sequence ATGCTGGAGCGGTGTCTCGGGACTTACCGAGTCCTTAGGATTCAGAGAGCGATTCGCCGCGGAAAAGTTACCCTCTTTTGCCTCTTcatgacctttattgtcttacgTGGTTCCATCGGAGCCGGCAAGTTTGGTACTCCAGAGCAGGACTTCAATGACCTCCGCGACCGCTTCTACGCCTCCCGCAAGCACGCTGAGCCCCACCGAGTCCTCGTCGAAGCCCAACCAGCCACCGAGTCAACTCAAAATAACGATAATAATAACAACGATCCGAACAATTATGCTACATTTGATATCAATAAGATCTTGGTGGATGAGGGGCAGGACGAGAAGCCAGATACGAACAAACCATTTAGTCTCGGCCCGAAGATTTCGGATTGGGACGAGCAGAGAGCTGAGTGGTTGagaaaaaaccctaattttcccaatTTTATTGGACCAAATAAGCCGAGAGTTCTCTTGGTGACGGGTTCTTCGCCTAAACCTTGTGAGAATCCAGTCGGGGATCATTACTTGCTGAAATCGATTAAGAACAAGATCGATTATTGCAGGCTTCATGGGATTGAGATCTTCTATAACATGGCTCTGCTTGATGCGGAAATGGCTGGTTTCTGGGCGAAGCTTCCATTGATAAGGAAGCTATTGCTGTCCCATCCGGAGATCGAGTTCTTGTGGTGGATGGATAGTGATGCCATGTTTACGGATATGGCATTTGAGCTCCcttgggagaggtacaaggattccAATTTCGTGATGCACGGATGGAATGAAATGGTCTATGATCAGAAAAATTGGATTGGATTGAATACTGGGAGTTTCCTGTTGAGGAATTGCCAATGGTCTTTGGATATTTTGGATGCCTGGGCGCCAATGGGGCCCAAAGGGAAGATTAGGGAGGAAGCTGGGAAGGTACTCACTAGGGAGCTTAAGGATAGACCCGTTTTCGAAGCTGATGATCAGTCTGCAATGGTTTATCTATTGGCTACTCAGAGTGATAAGTGGGGTGATAAGGTTTATCTAGAGAGTGCTTATTATTTGCATGGTTATTGGGGGATTTTGGTTGATCGATATGAGGAAATGATCGAGAATTATCATCCGGGTCTTGGTGATCACCGGTGGCCACTTGTGACTCACTTTGTGGGTTGCAAGCCGTGTGGCAAGTTTGGTGATTATCCAGTGGAGAGGTGTTTGAAGCAGATGGATCGAGCTTTCAATTTTGGGGACAATCAAATTTTGCAGATGTATGGTTTTACTCATAAATCTCTTGCTAGCCGGAGAGTTAAAAGAGTGAGGAATGAGACCAGCAATCCACTTGAAGTGAAAGATGAGCTTGGGTTGCTTCACCCTGCATTCAAAGCTGTCAAGTTATCAACATCATCTTGA
- the LOC110631431 gene encoding protein RALF-like 33: protein MGSSNHYCLLLICAILAVHVVVSTSSTVAVSFIPMESGCRGSIAECLMSGDEDFEMDNEINRRILATRKYISYGALMRNTVPCSRRGASYYNCRPGAQANPYSRGCNRITRCRN from the coding sequence ATGGGAAGCTCCAACCACTACTGTCTTCTCCTGATTTGTGCAATACTGGCCGTCCACGTGGTGGTATCAACATCATCAACGGTAGCCGTTAGTTTTATCCCGATGGAATCTGGTTGCCGTGGATCAATTGCCGAGTGCTTGATGAGCGGGGACGAAGATTTCGAGATGGACAATGAGATCAACCGGCGTATCTTAGCGACTAGGAAGTACATAAGCTACGGAGCTCTGATGAGGAACACTGTGCCATGTTCGAGACGCGGCGCCTCGTATTACAATTGCCGACCTGGAGCTCAGGCCAATCCCTACTCTCGCGGCTGCAATCGCATTACTCGCTGCAggaattga
- the LOC110673940 gene encoding translocase of chloroplast 101, chloroplastic, with product MASIPRVSLSKTQGSPSFSNSLLPSPTGSLPIRAPITPDDDSSDFESNGHTDHGYSDTSSNIDNGSESDEYVSVEEFESGSEKLFAGSPDEENREDSGLLDKNKLSRAFVPNPDEESLGSSVIDEESGVTDHYRPVVESDSPYLQRVMPVAQLSVDDDDFEGSMSDEGMVSGDTGDGRFSAMVSAPRVRVSAVEYDKEDEPLVQGDSHVVNEIELLPVGDNEDLISGNFVGADYDVSGIEESKFAVKCSPNGSASVELIKNDYRAFTSEAQVEPSVENKENPEMKVDAKHVADEPVSVELVEDDGQVLVPEAPIEFLVESKEEVLGKYSQVDDDTKQFAEERPQLGNLEQEKIELNGRDGHNIKSMENVFMNHVSENCSASQLKEHVSDVTNGCGDTSELNQVENIVPDIREMKVDGAVLQEVQISEIVNSSNNSSVTVINSADESLQKIVPEPQEMKVEVLGVEAEKATDFVNGYQSCVFNRSVALEKGNDIEKLDGKSRRETGMRVESLAPEDAITVESVDSAFETNEIQTVDLLESVDFPEMFGVDRLEVASQGNTNSFGIRDEVNHDSEKIETQRGFLSDEDIEELIFGGSGSIERNMSELEKSAASSPLPVADDFHDHQHNIDGQIIEKLETDKEREAKKLFDSAALATLLKAATGVELDGGSVTATSTGSKVFSVAYPAGLGSSFDSTKRASQLSMVKDAVNDRTSVEEKKMIEKIQHIRVKFLRLVQRLGLSPEDSIVAQVLHRLVLAAGLHVSQEFTLESSKRMAMQLEAEGKDELDFCLNIFVIGKTGVGKSATINSIFGEKKVMINAFEPATTRVKEIVGTIDGVRIRILDTPGLRSPVKEEATNRKILASIKKLTEKFPPDVVLYVDRLDTHARDLNDLPLLASLTNSLTASIWRNAIVTLTHAAAPPPDGLSGSPLGFEVFVAQRSHSVQQAISQAVGDLRLMHPSMMHPVSLVENHPSCQKNKRGESILPNGQSWRPQLLLMCYSLKILSEASSITKPLDPSDHKKLFGLWQRPLPLSHLVSSLLQSRPHPKFTAEQGGDDVDSDMELLDLSDSDEEDEYDQLPPFKPLKKFQVNKLSKEQRKAYFDEYDYRVKLLQKKQWKEEVKKVKELKKKGKDSKTNHDCIGEDVDQEDGGPTAVPVPMPDFVLPPSFDSDSPSYKYRMLEPVSQLLVRPVLHSQGWDHDCGYDGVSLERNLAIAGQFPGAIAVQITKDKKVFNIHLDSSICAKHGENGSTMAGFDIQTIGRQLGYILRSETKFKNYKINKTSAGIAVTMLSKNVAAGLKIENQIAIGKHLALVGNAGAVRSGGDTAYGANFEIRLKSKDFPVEQDQTTLGLSLMKWRGDLGVMANLQSQFTIGRSSKMAISFGMNNRRSGQITIKTSSSELQLAFISIIPMAISILKSVYPGGAVRNS from the coding sequence ATGGCCTCGATTCCCCGTGTTTCACTTTCCAAGACACAAGGGTCCCCTTCCTTTTCCAACTCATTGCTGCCATCGCCTACAGGTTCTCTTCCTATCCGAGCTCCTATTACTCCTGACGATGATTCTTCTGATTTTGAATCTAACGGTCATACTGACCATGGTTATAGTGATACTAGTAGTAATATTGATAATGGGTCTGAGTCTGACGAGTATGTTAGTGTTGAGGAGTTTGAAAGTGGATCAGAGAAGCTTTTTGCAGGCAGCCCAGATGAGGAAAACCGTGAAGACAGTGGCCTTTTGGATAAAAATAAACTCTCTAGGGCTTTTGTGCCGAACCCAGATGAAGAAAGTTTGGGAAGTTCAGTTATAGACGAGGAGAGTGGTGTCACTGATCATTATAGGCCCGTTGTCGAATCCGATAGTCCTTATTTGCAGCGGGTTATGCCTGTTGCCCAATTGTCAGTGGATGACGATGATTTTGAGGGGTCGATGAGTGATGAGGGAATGGTCAGCGGTGATACGGGAGATGGCAGGTTTTCAGCTATGGTTAGTGCACCTAGAGTCAGAGTGTCGGCTGTTGAATATGATAAAGAAGATGAGCCATTGGTGCAAGGAGATTCACATGTTGTGAACGAGATTGAGTTGTTACCAGTGGGAGATAATGAGGATTTGATTTCGGGTAATTTTGTTGGAGCAGACTATGATGTTTCGGGTATTGAAGAAAGTAAATTTGCAGTGAAGTGTTCTCCTAATGGCTCTGCTTCGGTTGAATTGATCAAGAATGATTACCGTGCGTTTACATCGGAAGCTCAAGTCGAGCCTTCGGTGGAAAATAAAGAGAATCCAGAAATGAAGGTAGATGCTAAGCATGTTGCTGATGAACCCGTTTCAGTTGAATTGGTTGAGGACGATGGTCAAGTTCTTGTACCAGAGGCTCCTATCGAGTTTTTGGTGGAGAGCAAAGAAGAGGTCTTGGGGAAATATTCTCAAGTGGATGATGATACTAAGCAATTTGCTGAAGAAAGGCCGCAGCTTGGGAATTTGGAGCAGGAAAAGATTGAACTGAATGGAAGAGATGGGCACAACATAAAGAGTATGGAGAACGTTTTTATGAATCATGTATCTGAGAATTGCAGTGCCAGCCAGCTAAAGGAACATGTTTCTGATGTAACTAATGGTTGTGGTGATACTTCTGAGTTGAACCAGGTTGAGAATATTGTTCCAGATATACGAGAAATGAAAGTTGATGGTGCTGTCCTGCAAGAGGTACAGATAAGTGAAATAGTTAACAGTTCTAATAATTCCTCTGTGACTGTAATTAATTCTGCTGATGAGTCTCTTCAGAAAATTGTGCCAGAGCCTCAAGAAATGAAAGTGGAAGTCTTGGGAGTGGAGGCAGAAAAAGCTACAGATTTTGTTAACGGTTATCAGAGCTGTGTCTTTAATAGAAGTGTTGCCCTTGAGAAAGGCAATGACATTGAGAAACTAGACGGTAAATCTAGGCGAGAAACTGGCATGAGGGTTGAATCTCTTGCACCTGAAGATGCCATCACAGTAGAATCTGTGGACTCTGCATTTGAGACGAACGAAATTCAGACCGTGGATTTGCTGGAAAGTGTTGATTTTCCTGAAATGTTTGGAGTTGATAGACTAGAAGTAGCGTCTCAGGGCAATACCAATTCTTTTGGTATCAGAGATGAAGTAAACCATGATTCAGAAAAGATAGAAACGCAAAGAGGTTTTTTGTCTGATGAAGATATTGAAGAACTGATATTTGGAGGCTCTGGAAGTATTGAGCGTAACATGAGTGAATTGGAGAAAAGTGCAGCCTCCTCTCCTTTACCAGTGGCTGATGATTTCCATGATCATCAACACAACATTGATGGACAGATTATTGAAAAATTGGAGACAGATAAGGAGCGTGAAGCAAAGAAATTATTTGACTCAGCTGCATTGGCTACTCTTTTGAAAGCAGCAACTGGAGTTGAGTTGGATGGAGGCAGTGTCACGGCAACCTCTACTggttctaaagtattttctgttGCGTACCCTGCTGGTTTGGGTTCCTCATTTGACAGTACAAAACGGGCTTCTCAATTGAGTATGGTCAAGGATGCCGTGAATGATCGCACAAGTGTGGAAGAAAAGAAGATGATTGAAAAGATACAGCATATTAGGGTGAAGTTCTTGAGGCTTGTCCAGCGACTTGGACTTTCTCCTGAAGATTCAATAGTTGCACAAGTGTTACATAGGTTGGTCCTAGCTGCAGGGTTACATGTTAGCCAAGAATTTACCCTTGAATCTTCTAAGAGAATGGCCATGCAACTTGAAGCGGAGGGCAAAGATGAATTAGACTTCTGTTTGAACATTTTTGTTATTGGGAAAACTGGAGTGGGGAAAAGTGCTACCATTAATTCTATATTTGGAGAGAAGAAAGTCATGATCAATGCATTTGAACCTGCCACAACTAGGGTTAAAGAGATTGTTGGAACAATAGATGGAGTTAGGATCAGAATCCTTGACACACCAGGTCTCAGATCCCCTGTGAAGGAAGAAGCTACCAACAGGAAAATATTAGCATCTATAAAGAAGTTGACAGAGAAGTTCCctccggatgttgtcctctatgTTGATCGGCTAGACACCCATGCAAGAGACCTCAATGATTTGCCATTGTTAGCCTCACTTACTAATTCTCTCACCGCATCAATATGGCGAAATGCCATTGTCACTCTGACCCATGCAGCTGCTCCTCCTCCCGATGGGCTATCTGGATCACCCCTAGGTTTTGAAGTTTTTGTTGCTCAACGATCCCATAGTGTTCAGCAGGCTATTAGCCAAGCAGTTGGTGATCTGCGTCTAATGCATCCAAGTATGATGCATCCAGTATCTCTCGTTGAGAATCATCCATCGTGTCAAAAGAACAAAAGAGGAGAAAGTATCCTTCCCAATGGACAAAGTTGGAGACCCCAATTACTACTGATGTGCTACTCATTGAAGATTTTATCAGAAGCGAGTTCTATAACCAAGCCTCTAGATCCTTCCGATCACAAGAAGCTGTTTGGCTTATGGCAACGTCCCCTACCTCTGTCCCACTTGGTGTCTTCTCTATTGCAGTCTCGCCCTCATCCAAAATTCACTGCTGAGCAGGGTGGTGATGATGTTGACTCTGATATGGAATTGTTAGATTTATCAGAttctgatgaagaagatgaatatGACCAGCTTCCACCATTCAAGCCTttgaaaaaatttcaggttaataaGCTCAGCAAAGAGCAAAGGAAAGCATATTTTGACGAATATGATTATCGGGTGAAACTTCTCCAAAAGAAGCAATGGAAAGAGGAGGTGAAAAAGGTGAAGGAGCTCAAGAAGAAAGGCAAAGATAGCAAAACCAATCATGACTGTATCGGGGAAGATGTGGACCAGGAAGATGGAGGTCCAACAGCTGTGCCGGTTCCCATGCCCGACTTTGTCCTCCCTCCCTCCTTTGACAGTGACAGTCCTTCTTATAAGTACCGAATGTTGGAGCCTGTATCACAGCTTCTTGTGAGGCCAGTTCTGCACTCACAGGGCTGGGACCATGACTGTGGGTATGATGGTGTTAGTCTTGAAAGAAATCTTGCTATTGCTGGTCAGTTCCCAGGTGCAATTGCTGTTCAAATCACGAAGGATAAGAAAGTGTTTAATATCCATTTAGATTCCTCCATTTGTGCAAAGCATGGAGAAAATGGATCAACAATGGCAGGATTTGACATTCAGACTATTGGAAGGCAGCTTGGATATATCCTCAGAAGTGAAACCAAATTCAAGAATTATAAGATAAACAAAACATCTGCTGGGATAGCCGTTACTATGTTGAGCAAAAATGTGGCTGCAGGACTGAAAATTGAGAACCAGATTGCTATTGGAAAGCACTTGGCTTTGGTGGGTAATGCTGGTGCTGTTAGATCTGGAGGTGATACAGCATATGGAGCCAACTTTGAAATTCGCCTCAAAAGCAAGGATTTTCCTGTAGAGCAGGATCAAACCACATTAGGCTTGTCTCTGATGAAGTGGAGAGGTGATTTGGGTGTAATGGCCAACTTACAGTCTCAGTTTACCATTGGTAGGAGTTCCAAAATGGCCATCAGTTTTGGAATGAACAACAGGCGAAGTGGACAGATCACCATCAAGACCAGTAGCTCAGAACTGCAACTTGCCTTTATCAGTATTATTCCAATGGCAATATCCATCTTAAAGAGTGTCTATCCTGGTGGTGCTGTAAGAAACTCATAA